Below is a genomic region from Spirochaetota bacterium.
GATCGTAAACTGGGAATACACTATCGGCAGCGGTATCTGAAGAAGATGCGGCAGAAGCGTTTTGATGAAACCTTCATGGCAGAAAAATGATATCACCTCATCATTGTGTGTATCGATGCGATACCGGACGCCGTCGCGGTGCATGCCTCGTGATGCAAGAAAATCATCGAATGCGCTGTACTGTTTCGCAGAAACATCGGTCATCTTCTCGCCATACGGGACCAGCCCCTTCCAGTTCTCCATCGTTATAGCGCCTTTCGCGAAAGCGTCGACACCATGCTGATTCCACGCCCACAGCCCCTCTCCCGCTTCGTTCTTTCCGTAGCAGCCGTCAAGTTCACGAAGCCACTCAAGCGTCGTCGATGTCATCCCTTTGCGTTCTGCGACATAACGCATCGTCGCCTGCGCGCGTCCGAGAGGCGAGCAGTATATCGAATCGATACGGGTGTCGGTGAGCGCATCGCCGAGCGCTTTCGCCTGCGCATGGCCGCGCTCGGTTATCGTGTCGTTCTTGTAATCGGGATCGGCGTGTCGAATGAATACCAAGGTTAGCATATGCGCTCCATATTAACGTTAACACAATATAATGTCATAGAAGAAATAGTCAAGTTGACAAAGGATATAATTTCATTTATATTAACGCTAACATATGAATATACGTCTTAAGGATATTGCGGAGAAATGCGGTGTTTCTATCAACACCGTATCGCATATTCTCAATAGAGATCGCGGCGATCTCTACGACCAGAAACTTGTTGCACGGATAAAAAAGACCGCCGCCGCAATGAACTATAAGCCGAGCCGAGCGGCGCAGTCCCTTGTGCTCAATCGCTCGCGCATCATCGGCTTCGTTGTGCTGAGCGATGCATCAGATGGGCAGGTGCAGCATTATAATGAGTACCCGTTCCTGCTCGGGCTCAGCCATGAGCTTTATAAGCAGAGCTATCATACCATGCTCGTTGAAATGAAAGAGCTCGGGGGCGAAGAGCTGCCGGCACTCTTGCGTGACCGGATATTCGACGGACTGATCATCCATGCCGGCTACGGTGAGCGCCTTACGTCAATGCTTTCTCGCATCGACATCCCGATGATATTCTGGGACTGCGGTCTCTTTTCCGAAACGGACAGCATTGACCGCAATGAGCGGACGATCGCGCGGCGCTTGGTCGAAGAGCTCATCTCGCTTGGTCATACACGGATCGCATTCCATGCCGGGAGCGTTACCGCCTGGAAGCGCTACACGAGCGGCGGTGAATCGCATTTCAGCTACGCGGCTCGGTATGAATCCTACCGCGATGTGACCGCCTCGCGCGGTCTTAAAGAGAACATCATGACGGGGTACGACATCGGCACCGTTGCATCGCAGCTGTCATCGATGGACAGTACCGCAGTGGTAACGCTTGGAGATTCGGTCATACCGCGCATCATCATGGCGGCACAGACCATCGGGCGTTCCGTACCGAAGGATATTTCCATCGCCGTATTCGACCGCAATGAACGCATCACGACCGGCGGGGCGCTCA
It encodes:
- a CDS encoding histidine phosphatase family protein codes for the protein MLTLVFIRHADPDYKNDTITERGHAQAKALGDALTDTRIDSIYCSPLGRAQATMRYVAERKGMTSTTLEWLRELDGCYGKNEAGEGLWAWNQHGVDAFAKGAITMENWKGLVPYGEKMTDVSAKQYSAFDDFLASRGMHRDGVRYRIDTHNDEVISFFCHEGFIKTLLPHLLQIPLPIVYSQFTINPSSRTTIVLDEKNGYGVFHAKTINDCSHYYDCEQLTRGK
- a CDS encoding LacI family DNA-binding transcriptional regulator, encoding MNIRLKDIAEKCGVSINTVSHILNRDRGDLYDQKLVARIKKTAAAMNYKPSRAAQSLVLNRSRIIGFVVLSDASDGQVQHYNEYPFLLGLSHELYKQSYHTMLVEMKELGGEELPALLRDRIFDGLIIHAGYGERLTSMLSRIDIPMIFWDCGLFSETDSIDRNERTIARRLVEELISLGHTRIAFHAGSVTAWKRYTSGGESHFSYAARYESYRDVTASRGLKENIMTGYDIGTVASQLSSMDSTAVVTLGDSVIPRIIMAAQTIGRSVPKDISIAVFDRNERITTGGALIPGGAPYDRYAAGEQAGCMLLRKIAAGKPVPSAVLPAGFDHGETISNARS